Proteins encoded in a region of the Deltaproteobacteria bacterium genome:
- a CDS encoding GFA family protein produces MEGRYGGAVTYTGGCHCGRIRFEVRPPDGRIERVLVCNCSICTKKGYLHWIVPRDAFRLLSGSDAIATYTFNTGVAQHHFCRTCGCAPFYVPRSDPDKIDVNVRCVDGVDVDALAVQRFDGANWEQAYERYRR; encoded by the coding sequence GTGGAAGGCCGCTATGGGGGCGCCGTGACCTACACCGGCGGGTGTCACTGTGGTCGCATCCGATTCGAAGTGCGGCCGCCGGACGGTCGCATCGAGCGCGTTCTCGTGTGCAACTGTTCCATCTGCACCAAAAAGGGGTATCTGCACTGGATCGTTCCGCGCGACGCGTTTCGGTTGCTGTCCGGTTCCGACGCGATCGCGACGTACACCTTCAACACCGGCGTGGCGCAGCATCATTTTTGCCGCACGTGCGGCTGCGCGCCGTTTTACGTGCCGCGCTCGGACCCAGACAAGATCGACGTCAACGTTCGCTGCGTCGACGGCGTCGATGTGGACGCGCTCGCGGTCCAGCGGTTCGACGGCGCCAACTGGGAACAGGCATACGAGCGCTACCGGCGGTGA
- a CDS encoding permease encodes MALGSLGARVQPLPGSAAVASPDVRVRFIRKTYLHLAAAIALFTALEYLFVTSEAGRSFTAWAVGGRGHWLVVLGAFMAAGWLADRWARSNVSATAQYVGLLLYVVAEVVIMCPLLYVVAIVAKQPNTIAMAGVMTLMLFAGLTATVFITKKDFSFLRGAITVGGFCALGLIVASMLFGFHLGLLFSFAMIALAAAAILYDTSQVMRHYRPTQHVAASLALFASVALMFYYVLMFLMQLQRD; translated from the coding sequence ATGGCACTCGGATCCCTCGGCGCCCGCGTTCAGCCGCTGCCCGGCTCGGCGGCGGTCGCATCCCCGGACGTCCGCGTCCGGTTCATTCGCAAGACGTACCTTCACCTCGCCGCGGCGATCGCGCTGTTCACCGCGCTCGAGTACCTGTTCGTCACGTCGGAGGCCGGCCGGAGCTTCACCGCGTGGGCCGTCGGCGGCCGCGGCCACTGGCTGGTCGTCCTCGGCGCGTTCATGGCGGCCGGCTGGCTCGCCGACCGGTGGGCGCGCTCGAACGTGTCGGCGACCGCACAGTACGTCGGCCTGCTTCTGTACGTCGTGGCCGAAGTCGTCATCATGTGCCCGCTGTTGTACGTCGTCGCGATCGTCGCCAAGCAACCGAACACGATCGCGATGGCCGGCGTGATGACGCTGATGCTGTTCGCCGGCCTCACGGCGACCGTGTTCATCACGAAGAAGGACTTCTCGTTTCTGCGCGGCGCGATCACGGTTGGTGGCTTCTGTGCGCTCGGCCTGATCGTCGCGAGCATGCTGTTCGGCTTCCACCTCGGCCTGCTGTTTTCGTTCGCCATGATCGCGCTCGCGGCCGCGGCGATCCTGTACGACACGTCGCAGGTCATGCGCCACTACCGGCCGACGCAGCACGTCGCGGCGTCGCTGGCGCTGTTCGCATCCGTGGCGCTGATGTTCTACTACGTGTTGATGTTCCTGATGCAGCTCCAGCGCGACTGA